One region of Rhodocaloribacter litoris genomic DNA includes:
- a CDS encoding NADH-quinone oxidoreductase subunit N, translating to MELAQAYDALPADLVRTLPLVLIVLAGLAAVVIDAFRNNHASIPWLSVAALVVGIVWEAAGLRAPAGTAYFDLIRVGGFASFVNIVVMGAGVLTILLSVSYLERIRHHHGEVYALLLFATAGMMLLGAANNLIAVFVGLETMSVCLYILTGLVREDAGAIEGALKYFLLGAFATGFFLYGIALLYGATGTMYLPAMREGLAAGGEALGASREVLFWAGVAMLLIGFLFKVSAVPFHMWTPDAYQGAPTTLTGYMSTASKAAAFASLILVLYFALPGERWSLVLAIVALITMVLGNVLALAQANVKRMLAYSSIAHAGYVLVGLAAGSTAGYSGALFYLLVYTVMNIGAFGVMALLEWDGKVGREQTLDSLAGVGFRRPLLGVTMGFFMFSLTGFPPLGGFLGKYAVFAPAVEAGLTWLVVVGVLASAASGYYYLRVLYVFWMKSPDEEPEPVRRAAFPVPRVAAAVLVACAVLLVLLGVTPALLDLTGAFFEGTRAMAGLP from the coding sequence ATGGAGCTTGCACAGGCATACGACGCCCTGCCGGCCGATCTGGTACGGACGCTCCCGCTGGTACTGATCGTGCTGGCCGGGCTGGCGGCGGTCGTCATCGATGCGTTCCGGAACAACCATGCCTCGATTCCGTGGCTGAGCGTCGCCGCGCTGGTCGTGGGGATCGTGTGGGAGGCGGCGGGCCTCCGGGCGCCGGCCGGAACGGCCTACTTCGACCTGATCCGCGTCGGTGGTTTCGCCTCGTTCGTCAACATCGTGGTGATGGGAGCCGGGGTGCTGACGATCCTCCTCTCGGTGTCCTATCTGGAGCGCATCCGTCACCATCACGGGGAAGTCTATGCCCTGCTGCTCTTTGCCACGGCCGGCATGATGCTGCTCGGCGCGGCGAACAACCTGATCGCCGTCTTCGTCGGGCTGGAGACGATGTCGGTGTGCCTGTACATTCTGACCGGGCTGGTCCGTGAGGATGCCGGGGCCATCGAGGGCGCCCTCAAGTATTTCCTGCTGGGGGCTTTCGCCACCGGCTTCTTTCTCTACGGCATCGCTCTGCTCTATGGCGCCACCGGGACGATGTACCTGCCGGCGATGCGGGAAGGGCTGGCCGCCGGCGGGGAGGCGCTTGGAGCCAGCCGCGAGGTGCTCTTCTGGGCCGGCGTGGCGATGCTGCTGATCGGCTTCCTGTTCAAGGTCAGCGCCGTGCCGTTCCACATGTGGACGCCCGATGCCTACCAGGGCGCCCCGACGACGCTCACCGGCTACATGTCCACGGCGTCGAAGGCGGCGGCGTTCGCCTCGCTCATCCTGGTGCTCTACTTCGCCCTGCCCGGCGAGCGGTGGAGCCTGGTGCTGGCCATCGTGGCCCTCATCACGATGGTGCTGGGCAACGTGCTGGCGCTGGCGCAGGCCAACGTCAAGCGGATGCTGGCCTACTCGTCCATCGCCCACGCCGGGTACGTGCTGGTCGGGCTGGCCGCCGGCTCGACGGCCGGCTACAGCGGGGCGCTTTTCTACCTGCTCGTCTACACCGTGATGAACATCGGTGCCTTCGGGGTCATGGCCCTGCTCGAATGGGACGGCAAGGTGGGGCGGGAGCAGACGCTCGACTCGCTCGCGGGCGTGGGTTTCCGCCGTCCCCTGCTGGGCGTGACGATGGGCTTTTTCATGTTCAGCCTCACCGGTTTTCCGCCGCTGGGGGGCTTCCTCGGCAAGTACGCCGTCTTCGCGCCGGCCGTCGAGGCGGGGCTGACGTGGCTGGTGGTCGTCGGCGTGCTGGCCAGCGCCGCTTCGGGATACTATTACCTGCGGGTGCTCTACGTCTTCTGGATGAAGTCGCCGGACGAGGAGCCGGAGCCGGTGCGCCGGGCTGCGTTCCCCGTTCCCCGCGTGGCGGCGGCCGTGCTGGTCGCCTGCGCCGTGCTGCTGGTCCTCCTCGGCGTCACCCCGGCTCTGCTCGACCTGACGGGCGCCTTTTTCGAAGGCACCCGTGCCATGGCCGGGTTGCCGTGA
- a CDS encoding superoxide dismutase — MAHTLPPLPYPYDALEPHIDARTMEIHHTKHHQGYVNNLNKALEGHADLQAKSIEDLLRGIDQVPERIRTAVRNNGGGHANHSLFWTIMSPDGGGTPGGSLAEAINETFGSFDAFKEKFAAEAAGRFGSGWAWLVVDEDGKLRLYSTANQDSPYMQGHTPILGLDVWEHAYYLHYQNRRPDYINAWWNVVNWAQVAKNYEAARSAVVAG, encoded by the coding sequence ATGGCACATACACTTCCCCCCCTGCCGTATCCCTACGATGCGCTCGAACCGCACATCGACGCGCGCACGATGGAGATCCACCATACGAAGCACCATCAGGGCTACGTGAACAACCTCAACAAGGCGCTCGAAGGGCACGCGGACCTGCAGGCCAAGAGCATCGAGGACCTGCTCCGTGGGATCGATCAGGTGCCCGAGCGCATCCGCACGGCCGTGCGGAACAACGGCGGCGGCCACGCCAACCACAGCCTGTTCTGGACCATCATGTCGCCCGACGGGGGCGGCACCCCGGGCGGCAGCCTGGCCGAGGCCATCAACGAGACCTTCGGCTCCTTCGACGCCTTCAAGGAGAAGTTCGCGGCCGAGGCCGCCGGGCGCTTCGGCAGCGGCTGGGCCTGGCTCGTCGTCGACGAGGACGGCAAGCTGCGTCTCTACAGCACCGCCAACCAGGACAGCCCCTACATGCAGGGCCACACGCCCATCCTGGGGCTGGACGTGTGGGAGCATGCCTACTACCTGCACTACCAGAACCGTCGCCCCGACTACATCAACGCCTGGTGGAACGTGGTGAACTGGGCGCAGGTCGCCAAAAATTACGAGGCCGCCCGCAGCGCCGTCGTCGCCGGCTGA
- a CDS encoding 1,4-dihydroxy-2-naphthoyl-CoA synthase: protein MVSALFDPERWVEVGGFSFEDITYHRAREQGTVRIAFNRPEVLNAFRPKTVDELYRALDHARQTPDVGCVLLTGNGPSKKHGKWAFSAGGDQRVRGPSGYQYEAGDDSSPAAKAHMGRLHILEVQRLIRFMPKVVIAVVPGWAVGGGHSLHVVCDLTLASREHALFKQTDPDVASFDGGFGSAYLARMVGQKRAREIFFLGRDYTAEEAFRMGMVNAVVPHERLEAVALEWAAEINRKSPTAIRMLKYAFNLIDDGLIGQQLFAGEATRLAYMTDEAREGRDAFLEKREQDYRRFPWYY, encoded by the coding sequence ATGGTTTCTGCGCTGTTCGATCCGGAGCGATGGGTGGAGGTGGGAGGGTTCTCGTTCGAAGACATCACCTACCACCGGGCGCGGGAGCAGGGGACGGTCCGGATTGCGTTCAACCGGCCCGAGGTGCTCAATGCCTTCCGCCCCAAGACCGTCGACGAGCTGTACCGGGCGCTCGACCATGCCCGCCAGACCCCCGACGTGGGGTGCGTGCTGTTGACGGGCAACGGGCCGTCGAAGAAGCACGGCAAATGGGCCTTCTCGGCCGGGGGCGACCAGCGGGTGCGGGGGCCCTCGGGCTACCAGTATGAGGCAGGCGACGACAGCTCCCCGGCGGCCAAAGCCCACATGGGGCGCCTGCACATCCTGGAGGTGCAGCGGCTCATCCGCTTCATGCCCAAGGTGGTCATCGCCGTCGTGCCGGGGTGGGCCGTCGGCGGCGGGCACAGCCTGCACGTGGTCTGCGACCTGACCCTCGCCAGCCGCGAACACGCCCTGTTCAAGCAGACCGACCCGGACGTGGCCAGCTTCGACGGCGGCTTCGGCTCGGCGTACCTGGCCCGCATGGTGGGGCAGAAGCGCGCCCGCGAAATCTTTTTCCTCGGGCGCGACTATACCGCCGAGGAAGCCTTCCGGATGGGAATGGTCAACGCGGTGGTGCCACACGAACGGCTCGAAGCCGTGGCGCTCGAATGGGCCGCCGAGATCAACCGGAAAAGCCCGACGGCCATCCGGATGCTCAAGTATGCCTTCAACCTGATCGACGACGGCCTCATCGGGCAACAGCTCTTCGCCGGCGAGGCCACCCGCCTGGCCTACATGACCGACGAGGCCCGCGAAGGCCGGGACGCCTTCCTCGAGAAGCGCGAGCAGGACTACCGTCGCTTCCCCTGGTATTACTGA
- a CDS encoding DUF2156 domain-containing protein: protein MSSDLERARALILAFGTGTTCYQILNPGFTLWFSEAGDAVVGYVPYRNVRVVGGEPVCPGHRLADVAAEFERDAGREGARVCYFGAETRLRRIYRPVPAGYPSPPSRDAARHAILPIGGQPVWDPRRWPEMLHGHASLRAQVNRARNKGVTVAEWTPEQARDNPALRQCLNAWLETRGLPPLHFLIETDTLARPLDRRFFVAACRGQVIAFLVAAPIPGRRGWLVEQIVRGHAAVNGTSELLVDACTRAVAQAGSRCLTLGLAPLARRPGTTEHLPPLWLRSALGWMRAHANRFYNFRGLEAFKAKFRPSTWEPVFAIANAPAISPAMLYAVAGAFAGGPPGRLLARSLTRALQHETARAYRHVRHLIP, encoded by the coding sequence ATGTCCTCCGATCTGGAACGGGCCCGGGCGCTCATCCTGGCTTTCGGCACGGGCACGACCTGTTATCAGATCCTGAATCCGGGATTCACCCTGTGGTTCTCGGAGGCGGGCGATGCGGTGGTCGGCTATGTGCCGTACCGGAACGTCCGGGTGGTAGGCGGCGAGCCGGTCTGCCCCGGACACCGGCTCGCCGACGTGGCGGCCGAGTTCGAACGGGACGCCGGCCGTGAGGGAGCGCGCGTGTGCTACTTCGGAGCGGAAACCCGCCTGCGCCGGATCTACCGCCCGGTGCCGGCCGGGTATCCGTCACCCCCCTCCCGGGACGCTGCCCGTCATGCGATCCTGCCCATCGGGGGACAGCCCGTGTGGGATCCCCGCCGGTGGCCCGAGATGCTGCACGGGCATGCCTCGCTGCGCGCTCAGGTGAACCGGGCCAGGAACAAAGGGGTGACCGTGGCGGAGTGGACGCCCGAACAGGCGCGGGACAACCCGGCACTCCGGCAGTGCCTGAACGCGTGGCTGGAGACACGGGGGCTCCCGCCGCTCCACTTCCTCATCGAAACCGACACGCTCGCACGGCCGCTGGACCGCCGCTTCTTCGTCGCCGCGTGCCGGGGCCAGGTGATCGCATTCCTCGTGGCCGCCCCGATTCCGGGCCGGCGCGGCTGGCTGGTGGAACAGATCGTCCGCGGACACGCCGCCGTGAACGGCACGTCGGAGCTCCTCGTAGATGCCTGCACACGGGCGGTGGCACAGGCCGGGAGCCGGTGCCTCACGCTTGGCCTCGCCCCCCTCGCGCGGCGCCCCGGCACCACGGAGCACCTCCCCCCGCTCTGGCTCCGGTCGGCGCTGGGGTGGATGCGCGCCCACGCGAACCGCTTCTACAACTTCCGCGGGCTGGAGGCCTTCAAAGCCAAGTTCCGGCCCAGCACGTGGGAACCCGTGTTCGCCATCGCGAATGCACCGGCCATCAGCCCGGCCATGCTCTATGCCGTCGCCGGTGCGTTTGCCGGCGGCCCGCCCGGACGGCTCCTCGCCCGCTCCCTCACCCGCGCCCTGCAACACGAGACCGCACGCGCGTACCGGCACGTCCGGCACCTGATACCGTAA
- the rny gene encoding ribonuclease Y, with protein MDVFGVVIGAVVMVALGIGIGIAVDRFLLKRLGLNQLAQAREQAQRLLADAEKEIEQLRFERIEKVEADLKRREDALAEETAEARRALRRSKERLEQRQEKLNRRTQKINERENLLHKATDAIEALRKEAEQIRLRADLLHGKATALSEEARERYEDVVRREQQLKALEDRLEAERQELARMHEEQLRKLEQASGLSREEARQALLDQFIEEARLEAASQIKEIRDEARLRANREARKVILTAIQRTAASHAIENTVSVVNIQSDEMKGRIIGREGRNIRAFEAATGIEVIVDDTPEAVILSGFNPVRREIARIAMTRLIQDGRIHPARIEEIVEKTRAEIEEEIVETGERTVIDLNLHGLHPELIRFVGRMRYRTSYGQNLLAHSIETARIASLIAAELGLDAGLARRAGLLHDIGKVVEEEIESPHAIVGMELCRKYKEDPVVCNAVGAHHDEIEMTSLIAPVVQAADAISGARPGARREALEAYIKRLEKLEALAASFKGVERVFAIQAGREIRVLVNHDLVSDAQAEQLAVDISRKIQSEMQYPGQIKVTVIREVRSVSYAK; from the coding sequence ATGGACGTATTCGGCGTTGTCATCGGCGCCGTCGTGATGGTCGCGCTTGGCATCGGGATCGGCATTGCCGTAGATAGATTCCTCCTCAAACGGCTGGGCCTCAACCAGCTCGCACAGGCCAGGGAACAAGCCCAACGCCTGCTCGCCGACGCAGAAAAGGAGATCGAACAGCTCCGTTTCGAGCGCATCGAAAAAGTCGAGGCCGACCTGAAACGCCGGGAAGACGCCCTGGCCGAGGAGACGGCAGAAGCCAGGCGCGCCCTGCGACGATCTAAAGAAAGACTCGAGCAGCGACAGGAAAAGCTCAACCGGCGCACCCAGAAGATCAACGAGCGGGAGAACCTGCTCCACAAGGCGACCGACGCCATCGAGGCCCTGCGCAAGGAGGCCGAGCAGATCCGCCTCCGGGCCGACCTGCTGCACGGAAAAGCCACCGCCCTCTCGGAAGAGGCGCGGGAGCGTTACGAGGACGTCGTGCGGCGCGAGCAGCAGCTCAAAGCCCTCGAGGACCGGCTGGAAGCCGAACGGCAAGAGCTGGCACGGATGCACGAGGAGCAGCTCCGCAAGCTCGAACAGGCCTCCGGTCTGAGCCGCGAAGAAGCCCGGCAGGCCCTGCTCGACCAGTTCATCGAGGAGGCGCGGCTGGAGGCGGCCTCTCAGATCAAGGAGATCCGCGACGAAGCCCGGCTCCGGGCCAACCGCGAAGCCCGCAAGGTCATCCTGACGGCCATCCAGCGTACCGCCGCCAGCCACGCCATCGAAAACACCGTCTCGGTGGTCAACATCCAGTCCGACGAGATGAAGGGGCGGATCATCGGGCGCGAGGGGCGCAACATCCGCGCCTTCGAGGCCGCCACCGGGATCGAGGTCATCGTGGACGACACCCCCGAGGCCGTCATCCTCTCCGGCTTCAACCCGGTCCGCCGCGAGATCGCCCGCATCGCCATGACGCGGCTGATCCAGGACGGGCGCATCCACCCGGCCCGGATCGAAGAGATCGTTGAGAAGACCCGGGCCGAGATCGAGGAGGAGATCGTCGAGACGGGCGAGCGGACGGTGATCGACCTGAACCTGCACGGGCTGCATCCGGAGCTGATCCGGTTCGTCGGCCGGATGCGTTACCGCACAAGCTACGGGCAGAACCTGCTGGCCCACTCCATCGAGACGGCACGCATCGCCTCCCTCATCGCCGCCGAGCTGGGCCTCGACGCCGGGCTGGCCCGCCGGGCCGGGCTTCTGCACGACATCGGCAAGGTGGTCGAGGAGGAGATCGAGAGCCCGCACGCCATCGTGGGGATGGAACTGTGCCGCAAGTACAAGGAGGACCCGGTGGTGTGCAACGCCGTCGGCGCACACCACGACGAGATCGAGATGACCTCGCTGATCGCGCCCGTCGTGCAGGCGGCCGATGCCATCTCCGGAGCCCGCCCGGGCGCCCGGCGGGAGGCACTCGAAGCCTACATCAAGCGCCTGGAAAAGCTCGAAGCGCTGGCGGCGTCCTTCAAGGGCGTCGAGCGGGTGTTCGCCATCCAGGCCGGCCGCGAGATCCGCGTCCTGGTCAACCACGACCTCGTCTCCGACGCCCAGGCCGAACAGCTGGCCGTAGACATCTCCCGGAAGATCCAGAGCGAGATGCAGTACCCCGGCCAGATCAAGGTCACCGTCATCCGCGAGGTGCGTTCGGTTTCCTACGCGAAGTAG
- a CDS encoding cell division protein ZapA — translation MEKTIRVQLQGRNYGLRVAPELEDRMRAAAAYVEEKLDAFRTAHPEQSELTAALMTALALADELFAAREGFTAQDEALTNDLDLLNEQLREALAGP, via the coding sequence ATGGAAAAAACCATTCGCGTGCAACTGCAGGGACGGAACTATGGCCTCCGCGTTGCACCGGAACTGGAAGACCGGATGCGCGCGGCAGCTGCCTACGTCGAGGAAAAGCTCGACGCCTTCCGGACCGCCCATCCCGAGCAGAGCGAACTGACGGCCGCCCTGATGACAGCCCTCGCCCTCGCCGACGAGCTCTTCGCCGCACGCGAAGGCTTCACCGCACAGGACGAAGCCCTCACCAACGACCTCGACCTGCTGAACGAACAGCTCCGCGAGGCCCTCGCCGGTCCCTGA
- the pheT gene encoding phenylalanine--tRNA ligase subunit beta encodes MKISYSWLKDYVDHGLSPEALADRLTMAGLEVEAVEATGPAFDGVVVGHVLEVASHPNADRLTLCRVDLGDGVTVQIVCGAPNVAAGQKVPVATPGAVLPHPKHPGKTFKIEQAKIRGAVSMGMICAEDELGLSDDHSGIMVLDEDAPAGQPFAEYLEARGRAARDVVLDVAVTPNRPDAVSHLGVARDVAALVGAPLRRPEVPLPEPGGEAARHVHVTIEAPEGCGRYVAMLVRGVTVRESPAWLRRRLEAVGLRPRNNIVDITNYVMYECGQPLHAFDFDRIAGQRIIVRFTRQEQPFVTLDDKTRHLPAGTLMIADAERDVAIAGVMGGQNSEVGEATTNVLIESAYFDPATIRRTAKALQLATDASYRFERGVDPEGQVWAAARAAHLMAALGGGEVVPGLVDVHPRPVPRRTVRLRLHRLARILGVSIPGETVQRLLTAIGFEPAEETPGVLACRVPSFRPDVEREIDVIEEVGRLYGFDRIPEPTHSALPVFTPREAPAHTLRRRTLALLSSLGYREVYTNSMMRRETAERFFAPALLGFSGVKGLVETLNPISQEMAALRPTLLPGLLQVMAHNRNHGQHVLRFMEFGHVYFRSDDGSYVPGYAEHETFLLALSGPRTGIRWDEPPRPADFFDLKGDVEALLEILRVPDVTMTPDHTPGPLTAYRLTVHSGNVHLGYLARLADALTETYDLKEPVFVAELNWQALVERAAPFLQERYAEISRFPVVERDLAVLVERDRPAGLLLETIRQAGRPLLQQATVFDLYAGPGIPEGKKSVAFALRFGADRTLTDEEVDACMNTILERLTAEHGAELRQ; translated from the coding sequence ATGAAAATCAGCTATTCCTGGCTCAAGGACTACGTAGACCACGGCCTGTCCCCCGAGGCACTTGCCGACCGGCTGACGATGGCCGGGCTCGAGGTGGAGGCCGTGGAGGCCACCGGCCCCGCGTTCGACGGCGTGGTCGTCGGGCACGTACTCGAGGTGGCCTCCCACCCGAACGCCGACCGGCTGACCCTCTGCCGGGTCGACCTGGGCGACGGTGTGACCGTACAGATCGTCTGCGGGGCACCCAACGTGGCCGCCGGGCAGAAGGTGCCCGTGGCCACCCCCGGCGCGGTCCTGCCCCACCCGAAGCACCCCGGCAAGACGTTCAAGATCGAGCAGGCCAAGATCCGGGGGGCGGTGTCGATGGGGATGATCTGCGCCGAAGACGAGCTCGGCCTCTCCGACGACCACAGCGGCATCATGGTGCTGGACGAGGACGCCCCGGCCGGTCAGCCTTTTGCAGAATACCTGGAAGCCCGGGGCCGGGCGGCCCGCGACGTCGTCCTGGATGTGGCCGTCACCCCCAACCGCCCCGACGCGGTCAGCCATCTGGGCGTGGCGCGGGACGTGGCGGCACTCGTCGGCGCCCCGCTTCGGCGCCCAGAGGTGCCCCTGCCCGAGCCCGGCGGCGAGGCGGCCCGGCACGTCCACGTCACGATCGAGGCGCCGGAGGGGTGCGGCCGGTACGTGGCGATGCTCGTACGCGGCGTCACCGTGCGGGAGTCCCCCGCCTGGCTCCGGCGCCGGCTCGAAGCCGTCGGCCTGCGCCCGCGCAACAACATCGTGGACATCACCAACTACGTGATGTACGAATGCGGCCAGCCGCTGCATGCGTTCGACTTCGACCGGATCGCCGGGCAACGGATCATCGTGCGCTTCACCCGGCAGGAGCAACCCTTCGTCACGCTGGACGACAAAACGCGGCACCTGCCGGCCGGCACGCTCATGATCGCCGACGCCGAGCGGGACGTCGCCATCGCCGGGGTGATGGGCGGGCAGAACTCGGAAGTCGGTGAGGCGACGACGAACGTCCTGATCGAAAGCGCCTACTTCGACCCCGCGACCATCCGGCGCACGGCGAAGGCCCTGCAGCTCGCCACCGACGCCTCCTACCGGTTCGAGCGGGGCGTGGACCCCGAGGGGCAGGTCTGGGCCGCTGCCCGGGCGGCCCACCTCATGGCCGCGCTCGGCGGGGGCGAGGTCGTTCCCGGCCTGGTGGACGTCCATCCCCGGCCGGTGCCGCGTCGCACGGTCCGGCTTCGCCTGCACCGCCTCGCCCGCATCCTCGGGGTGAGCATCCCCGGCGAAACGGTGCAGCGCCTGCTCACGGCCATCGGCTTCGAACCGGCCGAGGAAACGCCGGGCGTGCTCGCGTGCCGCGTCCCTTCGTTCCGGCCGGACGTGGAGCGCGAAATCGACGTCATCGAAGAGGTGGGCCGCCTCTACGGCTTCGACCGGATCCCCGAACCGACCCATTCCGCCCTCCCTGTCTTCACCCCGCGCGAGGCGCCGGCCCACACGCTCCGGCGACGCACGCTGGCCCTCCTGAGCAGCCTGGGCTACCGGGAGGTCTATACGAACTCGATGATGCGGCGCGAGACGGCCGAACGTTTCTTCGCGCCGGCCCTGCTCGGGTTCTCCGGCGTGAAGGGCCTCGTCGAGACGCTCAACCCGATCTCACAGGAGATGGCGGCGCTCCGCCCCACCCTCCTGCCCGGCCTGCTCCAGGTGATGGCGCACAACCGGAACCACGGGCAACACGTCCTCCGCTTCATGGAGTTCGGCCACGTCTACTTCCGCTCGGACGACGGCTCCTACGTGCCCGGCTATGCCGAACACGAGACGTTCCTCCTCGCCCTCAGCGGCCCCCGCACGGGTATCCGGTGGGACGAACCGCCCCGCCCGGCCGACTTCTTCGACCTCAAAGGGGACGTCGAGGCCCTGCTGGAGATCCTGCGCGTGCCGGACGTGACCATGACGCCCGACCACACGCCGGGACCGCTGACGGCCTACCGCCTCACCGTCCACAGCGGCAACGTCCACCTGGGCTACCTTGCCCGCCTGGCCGATGCGCTCACCGAAACGTACGACCTGAAGGAACCCGTGTTCGTGGCGGAGTTGAACTGGCAGGCGCTCGTCGAGCGGGCGGCGCCGTTCCTGCAGGAACGCTACGCGGAGATCAGCCGCTTTCCCGTCGTAGAGCGTGACCTGGCCGTCCTCGTCGAGCGCGACCGGCCGGCCGGCCTCCTGCTCGAAACGATCCGCCAGGCCGGGCGCCCGCTGCTGCAGCAGGCCACCGTCTTCGACCTGTATGCCGGTCCGGGTATCCCCGAGGGCAAGAAAAGTGTGGCCTTCGCCCTGCGCTTCGGCGCCGACCGCACCCTCACCGACGAGGAGGTCGATGCCTGCATGAACACGATCCTGGAGCGGCTGACGGCGGAACACGGAGCCGAGCTCCGGCAATAG
- the pheS gene encoding phenylalanine--tRNA ligase subunit alpha has protein sequence MPDQFEALRQAIEAAPLDSEEAVDRFRIAYLSRKQGRITELLKQIPSVPPDERKAFGRQVNLLKRRVEERIEEAKARLRTARTTPKPEIDLTLPGRRPLTGSIHPLTRTLEDIKRVFGSYGFDVAEGPEIEDDWHNFTALNFPPDHPARDMQDTFFLEPPDRPHGGILLRTHTSPVQIRVMESQPPPYRVIVPGRVYRNESISYKSYCLFHQVEGLCVDEGVTLGDLKQILHVFARALFGDDVKMRFRPSFFPFTEPSAEVDIWWPDPADPAGGRWLEILGCGMVDPNVLEAVNVDPERYTGYAFGMGIERIAMLRYDIKDIRLFYENDVRFLEQF, from the coding sequence ATGCCCGACCAGTTCGAAGCGCTGCGGCAGGCCATCGAGGCCGCGCCGCTCGACTCGGAGGAGGCGGTGGACCGCTTCCGGATCGCCTACCTGAGCCGCAAGCAGGGGCGCATCACCGAGTTGTTGAAACAGATCCCCTCGGTCCCTCCGGACGAGCGGAAGGCTTTCGGCCGGCAGGTCAACCTGCTCAAGCGCCGCGTCGAGGAACGGATCGAGGAAGCGAAGGCACGCCTCCGGACGGCACGCACCACTCCGAAACCCGAGATCGACCTGACGCTCCCGGGAAGACGCCCGCTCACGGGCTCGATCCACCCGCTCACCCGGACGCTCGAAGACATCAAGCGGGTCTTCGGCAGCTACGGCTTCGACGTGGCCGAAGGACCCGAGATCGAGGACGACTGGCACAACTTCACAGCGCTCAACTTCCCCCCGGATCACCCGGCGCGGGACATGCAGGATACGTTCTTCCTGGAACCCCCGGACCGGCCCCATGGCGGCATCCTGCTGCGCACCCATACCTCTCCTGTGCAGATCCGCGTCATGGAGTCGCAGCCGCCGCCCTACCGCGTCATCGTGCCCGGGCGTGTCTACCGCAACGAGTCGATCTCCTACAAATCCTACTGCCTCTTTCACCAGGTCGAGGGCCTGTGTGTGGACGAAGGCGTCACCCTGGGGGATCTCAAACAGATCCTTCACGTCTTTGCCCGGGCCCTCTTCGGCGACGACGTGAAGATGCGCTTCCGCCCGAGCTTCTTCCCCTTCACCGAGCCAAGTGCCGAGGTGGACATCTGGTGGCCCGACCCGGCGGATCCCGCCGGCGGCCGGTGGCTCGAAATCCTCGGTTGCGGCATGGTGGATCCCAACGTCCTCGAAGCCGTGAACGTCGACCCCGAGCGCTACACCGGGTACGCCTTCGGGATGGGCATCGAACGCATCGCCATGCTCCGTTATGACATCAAGGACATCCGCCTCTTCTACGAGAACGATGTCCGGTTCCTGGAACAGTTCTAA
- the rplT gene encoding 50S ribosomal protein L20: protein MPRATNNVASRRRRKKILQMAKGYWGRRSKIYTVAKHAVEKALQYQYRDRRQRKRQFRRLWITRINAAARLNGTTYSKLMGALRKADVRLNRKVLADLAVHDPKAFTRVVEEVRS from the coding sequence ATGCCACGCGCAACGAACAACGTCGCCTCGCGCCGGCGCCGCAAGAAGATCCTGCAGATGGCCAAAGGCTACTGGGGTCGCCGGAGCAAGATCTACACGGTCGCCAAGCACGCGGTCGAGAAGGCATTGCAATACCAGTACCGGGATCGTCGCCAGCGCAAGCGCCAGTTTCGCCGCCTGTGGATCACGCGCATCAACGCGGCCGCCCGCCTCAACGGCACCACATACTCGAAGCTGATGGGAGCCCTGCGCAAGGCCGACGTCCGGCTGAACCGGAAGGTGCTGGCGGACCTGGCCGTGCACGATCCGAAGGCTTTCACCCGCGTCGTCGAGGAAGTCCGGTCATGA
- the rpmI gene encoding 50S ribosomal protein L35, translating to MPKMKTNSGAKKRFKQTASGRLRRKKAYHSHILTKKSPKRKRNLRTSTLVDATDEARMKRLLGR from the coding sequence ATGCCCAAGATGAAAACCAACAGCGGTGCGAAGAAGCGGTTCAAGCAGACCGCTTCGGGCCGCCTGCGCCGCAAGAAGGCTTACCACAGCCACATTCTGACGAAGAAGTCGCCCAAGCGCAAGCGTAACCTGCGCACGAGCACGCTGGTCGACGCGACCGACGAGGCGCGCATGAAGCGCCTGCTCGGGCGCTGA
- the infC gene encoding translation initiation factor IF-3, giving the protein MSVPPNRQRTIATKRVRINEQIRAPRVRVVDPQGNHGIYDLEDALRMAREQELDLVEIAPSADPPVCKIIDYGKYRYEQQKKEKEQRKKSQTVEMKEIRFGPHTDTHDFEFKTKHARNFLESGNKVRAYVQFRGRNIIYKDHGMDLLRRFIEELSDLAKIDQPPRMEGRRMTTILAPHKKKT; this is encoded by the coding sequence GTGTCCGTTCCACCAAACCGCCAGAGAACCATCGCTACGAAACGAGTACGCATCAACGAACAGATCCGGGCCCCCCGGGTGCGCGTGGTCGATCCCCAGGGCAACCACGGCATCTACGACCTCGAAGACGCGCTGCGCATGGCCCGCGAGCAGGAACTCGACCTGGTCGAGATCGCACCGAGTGCCGACCCGCCGGTCTGCAAGATCATCGACTACGGGAAGTACCGGTACGAGCAGCAGAAGAAAGAGAAGGAGCAGCGGAAGAAGTCGCAGACGGTCGAGATGAAGGAGATTCGTTTCGGCCCGCACACCGACACGCACGACTTCGAGTTCAAGACCAAGCACGCCCGGAACTTCCTCGAAAGCGGGAACAAGGTGCGCGCCTATGTTCAGTTCCGGGGCCGGAACATCATCTACAAGGACCACGGGATGGACCTGCTCCGGCGCTTCATCGAGGAGTTGTCCGACCTGGCCAAGATCGACCAGCCCCCCCGGATGGAGGGTCGCCGGATGACGACGATCCTGGCGCCGCACAAGAAGAAAACGTGA